Proteins co-encoded in one Arachis hypogaea cultivar Tifrunner chromosome 11, arahy.Tifrunner.gnm2.J5K5, whole genome shotgun sequence genomic window:
- the LOC112722131 gene encoding uncharacterized protein: MAAEDSSPGSPHSLKHKLRSSLCLSCCFPQILHHHRVQPRIVRSASLHSKSRSNDFPQIKEKCCNFIARIGRHHHHHRRHSADFHYDAFSYALNFEDEASDDRSVDDLRSFSARLPQSPPPKESPVPAKTASATVEIAALS; this comes from the coding sequence ATGGCGGCAGAAGATTCCAGTCCAGGATCGCCTCACTCTCTCAAACACAAGCTCAGATCCTCCCTTTGTTTATCATGTTGCTTCCCTCAAATCCTCCACCACCACCGCGTGCAGCCAAGGATTGTTCGGAGTGCCTCGCTTCACAGCAAGTCCCGCTCCAACGATTTCCCGCAAATCAAGGAAAAGTGCTGCAACTTCATCGCACGCATCGGCCGCCACCATCACCATCATCGCCGCCACTCCGCCGATTTCCACTACGACGCTTTCAGTTACGCCTTGAATTTCGAGGATGAAGCAAGCGATGACAGGTCCGTCGATGATCTCAGGAGTTTCTCAGCGAGGCTACCGCAGTCTCCGCCTCCGAAAGAATCTCCGGTCCCGGCCAAGACCGCATCCGCAACCGTGGAAATCGCCGCTCTTAGTTGA
- the LOC112723369 gene encoding beta-amyrin 28-monooxygenase — protein sequence MYLIIMNILLWVCFLSLFLFLFLLFRHVFPFIAPKLPPGTMGYPIMGETLEFLSTGWKGEPEKFVFDRTAKYSSELFKTSLLGEPTVVMGGAEGNKLLFSNENKLVRLWMPDNVHKLFPSSFHDTSSNGDAAKKVRTMLPQFIKPQALQRYVSVVDSMAHTHFASLWEHNFQVSVYPLVKRYTLLLSYRLLVSIEEEKHVTKLAKHFKHVGAGLISLPIDFPGTNFNKAIKASKSIRKDLIGIIRQRKVDLSEGNASPTQDILSHMLFMCGNNKNGDYMIDEWLIADQMLGLLFGSYDTVSSTCTLIVKYLAEFPHIYDRVYQEQMEIGKSKLEGDLLNWNDINKMRYSWNVACEAMRMTPIAPGGFREALHDFTFNGFSIPKGWKLFWSANSTHKSAKYFPEPEKFDPSRFEGNGPAPYTFVPFGGGPRMCPGNEYARLVIMVFVHNLVKRFKWKMLIPHEKIVIDPFPMPTNNLPVRLYPHNPY from the exons ATGTACTTGATCATAATGAACATCCTTCTCTGGGTTTGTTTCCTTTCTCTATTCCTCTTCCTATTCCTCTTGTTCCGTCACGTGTTTCCATTTATCGCTCCGAAATTACCACCAGGGACAATGGGGTACCCCATTATGGGGGAGACCTTGGAGTTCTTGTCGACCGGGTGGAAAGGAGAGCCGGAGAAGTTTGTGTTCGACCGGACGGCAAAGTATTCATCAGAATTGTTCAAGACATCGCTGTTAGGGGAACCAACGGTTGTGATGGGTGGAGCCGAGGGTAACAAGTTGTTATTCTCGAATGAGAACAAGCTGGTGAGGCTGTGGATGCCCGACAATGTGCACAAGTTGTTTCCCTCTTCGTTTCATGACACCAGCTCCAATGGAGATGCTGCCAAGAAGGTCAGAACCATGCTCCCTCAGTTCATAAAGCCTCAAGCACTCCAACGTTACGTTTCTGTCGTCGACTCCATGGCACACACCCACTTTGCTTCCCTTTGGGAACACAACTTTCAAGTCTCTGTATACCCTTTAGTCAAGAG GTACACGTTGTTGTTGTCATATCGTTTGTTGGTAAGCATTGAGGAGGAGAAGCACGTAACAAAGCTGGCAAAGCATTTTAAGCATGTGGGTGCAGGGTTGATATCGTTGCCTATTGACTTTCCCGGAACTAACTTCAACAAAGCAATCAAAGCAAGCAAATCGATAAGGAAGGATCTTATAGGAATCATAAGGCAAAGGAAGGTGGATCTAAGTGAAGGGAATGCGTCCCCAACACAAGACATATTGTCTCACATGTTGTTCATGTGCGGCAATAATAAAAATGGAGACTATATGATTGATGAATGGTTAATTGCTGATCAGATGCTTGGACTCTTGTTTGGAAGCTATGACACTGTTAGTTCTACCTGCACTTTAATTGTCAAATACCTTGCTGAGTTCCCTCACATATATGATAGAGTCTATCAAG AGCAAATGGAAATAGGAAAATCAAAATTAGAAGGAGATTTGTTGAATTGGAATGACATCAACAAGATGAGATACTCATGGAACGTAGCTTGTGAAGCTATGAGAATGACTCCTATAGCTCCTGGAGGTTTCAGGGAAGCCCTTCATGACTTTACCTTCAATGGTTTCTCAATTCCAAAAGGATGGAAG TTGTTTTGGAGTGCAAATTCAACACATAAGAGTGCAAAGTATTTTCCGGAGCCAGAGAAATTTGATCCAAGTAGATTCGAAGGAAATGGACCAGCTCCCTACACATTTGTGCCATTCGGTGGAGGACCAAGAATGTGCCCAGGAAACGAGTATGCACGCCTAGTCATAATGGTTTTCGTCCACAATTTGGTGAAACGCTTCAAATGGAAAATGTTGATTCCTCATGAGAAAATTGTCATTGATCCATTCCCCATGCCTACAAACAACCTCCCAGTTCGCCTTTATCCTCACAATccctactaa